The nucleotide sequence ACTTAATGGTAGATTTCATCCTTAAACAGAGGATGAGGAGAATTGTGATCCAAACACACTGCAGAGTAATGcaaaaattttaatataatcaatcaaagaagttttgaaaaagctctaaacatctgatgtaaccccataaatggaacgaagttcttagtaattttagaagtatgtacaacgtgtaccattttacgtaaaataATTTGACTTAATTAATCAACGAAATAAAGGATtggatttaaaataatttggaggtataatttagtatgtactaactAAAATAagttaagggtaaatttattcatttgattttatatgtacaaatatgattttataaattgcatacATGACAGAAAATCTTACTACTTCTATTTGTCCATAAATCCCATGAGGGTCGCCCAATTAAACAGatgtgtaaaaattttgatgaaaagcagggtatccgtatTTCAGGtattacgagttgaagtaagatcgttgaagttcgggtgaaggacttgaatcatCTTGCTATAATCTAATCaacaaatgctacgaggtcatgaaaaccaatgagttaaatattgttttgactattatcaggacataagtccttgggccaaaactcttcccgagcgaagctgttgctaacaagtgagttatgaatgataaaagcaTGGGATAAAACAAGTTTCCCGTATctcaacaattaagaaaatgagtatcttccctacccatgtaatacaacagaatttctgaatgagtagtgtaaaaatttcctttaactcgctttctattcctcatgtcacagtattggaacttctttatgaattaccataatataatcacgttggcctgacgctattatatttcactaattcatagttccattccaatagcactacatgaggtcaggacacgcgatcaacctcggatttccacataatttctctaaaacaatttcttaaacaatgtgctaaggatagcacaagagacaaaacatcataagtaacgaataggagtaacgatgacatagaaatgtcttcgaagtactaaaaatctctaaaagtcaagaatgacgttttccggttcaaaaaccaaagcacataggcacaacggcacaaaggcacgtaatataacaagaatgttatatacctaaacataatagctgacattgaaatgccgagcatttagaagtcaagaatgacatctcgcataatataactcaaacgttatatacataaccataatagatgacatagaaatgtcgagaattttagaagtcaagaatgacatccctcggtttcactacccgaggtgttcttataaggataagttcgcatgagtcaaagaatacgtttaaatcggtatgggagttcctcccggattcagaacataatagagatgtatgtatgataacaatatacataccaatacggtaccaataatcacatataataatatattataggtcgggctgtagactagactcactaatgcaccctatcgactcgagtaacgacatcaatgcagcctaattccctacaactagagctctgataccaactgaaacgacccgtcaaagtacacttgatgaccatcgttatcttggtcccacagcttgatcataactctatatgaatttgataaataaccatgcattctttatttaaaaataatttcctataaaggaaacctaccaaaatgtgtaagttttgaaaaaccatacattattacttaactaaaagttgaccaaaacaagtcaacaacatccactattaaatgtatcaaaatagaatgcaagttaatgtttaacaaaagctgccatcataaatatgcagagtctctaagcacagcagaagcaatcaatcatgaacctgagaataaaacatgcgagtaactgtcaacaaaaatgttgagtgaattataggtttaatattgcaaacaatatttaatttaaaccataaaaatttatgtttgaaaacataaaaactcattttggaccacaaaattatatgctagaaaacatataaaaacattattccattttccgtccacctggtaaccacttaaccatttatttatccttgtcaaacacaataaataatatacaccgaacaagtgtatcttcaactaaatacaaagtactaatacatttcgataatgaattgctagcgcgactagctcgaaatggggttgtcaaacccgatagatctatccataggattcgcgttcaccagtagaaatcagtgattacaattaccagattagggaatatttttgttcgactcacaatgaataatttaaaccaacttccacttgtgtccaatatgaaaaataaaatgcatgtattctcatcccaaaagatttaaaatagaaaaatgggactataactcaccttaaagcaaatgaagtaactacacaaaaatgcgaacagaaaacgaagtaaagtgatcaggaatgatcacatcgccgacctataaataaagcaggtcgatataaataactaacttaggtcaagtcttagtatgatagctattgtacatgttgcaagtagacatagaacaacactcaacatgcatcggtttgatcggaacagcgtacggacacaaactttctatttttagaaagtttctatttttagcaggtttccatttttggaaagtttctgttttaggaaagtttctattttaggaaagtttctattttaggaaagtttctattttcggaaagtttataagttaagaaagtttccttaattagaaagttaccaaaagtcaactgaaagtcaaagtcaaccgaaagtcaacttaaaagtcaaccttggtcaaacatagtcatcaTTGAAGTTAaaatgtaaattatattaataatataagttataatattaattaaagtcAATTATGTATAAttgtgtcataacataagtttaattaaattaaaatgaattattaaagttaacataagtttaaatgatataattagtataacataagtatttaattaattaattaaatattaatcataatataagtattattaattaataataagttttaaatcatatcataagtattattaattaataatgaatttttaatcatatcataagtttctaattataattattaaatcataagtattttataattaaattataattaaataataaataagccttataataattaaataattaattaacctttattataagtcttattataataatctcataatgtaattttaatacttaccataagtatttttcattaataataaaagtattattaatcataagtttaattaaagtttcattaatcataattaattaataaatgatataataaatatgtatatcataagtcttaaattaaaataattactttttatatcataagtaatttattaataatgaaaatcattatttttatcataagtcttatttaataaccataagttttaattaaaagttcatcgggtcataacttgagccccgggaatcagttttcgacgagccttatatatatattcgcctaaccaacccacacgACAcactagtgtgctcaagaacatcccaagaacagccaccaattcGTGacctactgtgacgacccagaaattttcgaccaaatttaaacttgatctttatatgtttccgacacgataagcaaagtctataatgttgagtctcgaaaaattttggaactatgttcatgtattcaataacccttgactatttccgacgattcacgaaccattatttaaaaATAGATCAGTATATGTAAATAATTAAGTAAAAACACTAATAAATTGATGCATACAACtgttgttataaataataatatattaagtaaCGAAATCagtactttaaatatatatatatatatatatatatatatatatatatatatatatacatacatatgggtattacttgtaaatatataatgatattaaatttaatggtttaaaaatataattagtgtATTTTAACTATGTAATAAAACTTGATATAACTACAGATATtgtaatttgaaaatatatattatgtaatcattaaatattacataattataaaattttatatgaataaatgtaattacaagttgaaaatatattgttataataatattattagtatttttattattgctattaataataataccaatatctgtattattgatattaatgttattgatataattataattaaaaagttatgattattaaattaaagatgttaaatagaaaaattattataaggatgattaaaaatataatcttaattattgttatgattacttattattattattattattactaaaaattatcactttcatttaaagttattatttttattacttttatcattatccttattattaatatcatattattattatctctatcattattatttaaattactaataaattttattattaatgattatattatcatttattattaacatgattatatatatattaaataaaaaaattaattttataGAATCAGAGAAAGAAAACAAATTCAATTCCAGGTACCACTCTAATAAACTTTAcagtttaatatatatttttttatttcgttCTGTTATTGATTGAAAACCTTGTCGAATAAAATTTTCCTATAAAATTTACCAATACAGGTAATAATGTATTCCTTGAAGTCTCTTTTACAACCAATGTCAATTACAAAAACCAATAAACTTGCAAACCGATTCAATTTATCAAATTTTATCAGGAAAAGAGCATGTCACCTCTGTTCCTTGTTCATTTAGTCAAATTCTCGATTCCGAAtgaaatttcaaaatgtaataaagcAATTCTGTTAGGAATAACATAtacaaactttctgcaaagtttggaACTCCAATTTTTCATATCaaattcgaattttgaagtcaaagtcttattttcaaaagtcaaacgagtATTCTTTGATCAAATTCGAGATACCCGTTATAATTAAAGTTAAATTGATAATTCATAGAGTTTCTATGAAAACTCTATGAAtgattttgtgacgacccggaaatttccgaccaaatttaaacttaatctttatatgtttcggatACGATAAGCAAGTCTGTAAAGTTAATTATCAAAGGGCAATgttatacttagaggttatgcggatgcaaatttgggtggatttggtgattcgggtaagagtactacgggatatgtgttcatggttggtaaaacggcggttagttggatgtctagactacaaaggagtgttgctttgtcgaccaccgaggccgagtatatggctattgcggaagcttctaaagagcttgtttggttaaagaacttcttgtgtgagttgggtaaaagacaagacaattgcgtcttatattgtgacaaccaaagtgcaatcaatctcgcgaagaatccggtgtttcataatcgtactaaacacattgatttgaggtatcattttattcgagaacgtattgagaatggtactttgatattggagaaagtccttggtatgaagaattccgcggatatgtttactaaggtggtgtcaATGGACAAGTTGAGGTTTTGCGTAGCCTCAACGGGTTTTCTCATGAACTAGTGAGAAGGTGGTGACCGACTagggagatagagagatgatgattcgattcttacaagaagtgttgaagaccttgtatcgaaagtctgcttattcggcgtatgtgataggagtgtgtgtgtctcaaatggagtttggcggtaaaggGTGCTTTGGCAATCTTGGTTAGTTTGTTGATATGAAGGGTTGACAATGTGAGTCATggttttgactatcttcaagtgggagattgttggatgtgaaggatatcaaaacaaaagtCGAAGGAATCGGTTCAAGGAATAAGGCGCGCCGCGGGCCTTGAAAGGCGCGACGCGGCCTAACACAAGAACAGGGCATCAGATGAAGAAAACGTCTGTCCGGGGTTTTGTCTTGGAGGCGCAACGCGGCCCTATATAGCCGCGGCGCGGCTCGTTTGACGGAGGAGTTTTCGTATTGAcgattttcttgttctccaaggtgtttccTTGTTGTTTTTGGCCTATATAAGTATCCTATTGTAACCCTTATGTATGTgaacgaattatatcaataaaatctccttagttggtccgtggattaaagtaatcgacattcgattacatataaccacgttaaatctcgcgttctttaaaTTTTTCATTATTGTTCTTTCGTTTGTCGATTGTGAAAGGGTAATTCTCTGGAATTActctattgtttgggtcctataattCTTACATATTTTTTGCAGTTCCAaaaaaactttaaatatttttttttgtgttatataaaatttgataaaaaagttatatgaatgaattgagttttATATGATTTTTAACTATTATTATACATCTAAGCCAAAACATGATAAATcatcttaattaattaattaatggaaCATGGGGTGTTAAATCATGATTTTAGTAGATAATAAAGCACATTGCTTTCATGCACTCTACTAGACTAATGTCTAGCATCACTTTGGGCTAATTCTATTGTATGCTGACTTTTATTCTCTCTTATGTCGTAATCACAATTTCTAATTGGAATATCTTTCTTTCTCCTTCAAGCTATATACTTAGATAACTTCCTTTTCTAGGAATGATCATAGGGGGGCCATATAGAAGAAAAACTCTAATTTTGATTATTTCAAGTACCAATCACTTTTAAGTGATTGATTGATCACTAATCTCTATTACAAGCTAATTACTTTATTGGGTGCGTTGTTATCGTCATAAAGAGGGCCTTTCGTTGTTGCTATCAACGTGTCAAATTGTTCCATCTTTGGATCAATAAGTCGATTTCAATCACCTAACTATCACAGGTTCAACTTACGTATACTACTCTTGATCAATAGTTATTGTCGTCCATGGATCTTTTCTTTTTCTACTTTAGATACTAGTGCCTTGACATTAatcatacttattttatataaagaataGAAAACAACTTGCACAATAGTATATTACACTTATTTTGAGTCTATAATTCAACTTAATTATTTATTTAGATTATTAGACCATTCCTAACCATAACATTCTTCCTTCTAGAGCAGATCGCCACATCAGTTTTCTCTCTCTATTTCCATCCCATTACATATCCATCACATGCCAATTACGCACTACTACCCCACAAAAATTAATTAAACAAATAGGTTACAATGTTTTAAGCTTTTGGTACAAATAACTAAATCATATTCTTTCTCTCACCTCGTCATGTAATATGCGTAGAAAAGAAAAATGTGAAGGCGAGCCATCGTTGAGATTTTGAGGGGGGAGCTATGCACTACAATTGCCATTGGTGCCTTCGAGGGCAAGGTGAGGGCACATTTTGAGGACGTACCGATGAGAATGATCTTACTAGATAACTCCTGCTATAGTTGATAATAATCTTTGCTTGTTGCATTTGTCTTCCCATAAATTCGACTCAACATTTGGGCATTTGTATCTTAGGTGATAAAATGGGTGAATCATGTAGGCTGGTCAGTGATCAGAGCTGGTAAATTTTTGGTACATGTCAAAACGGGCTGGGTCTATTTGGGTTGTCCCAAAATACTATTTTACGTTCataatttcattataaatttaTAATCGTATGTACACTGCTAATCTAACTTTTTTTTTAGTAGTATGGTTTACAAGGTTTTAAGCACTAAATGTAAACTTAGGTAACTTTTTATCCTGTTTGTCTCGGTTCCTTTTGAGATACATTTTACTCTAACCGTTTAAGCACAAATGCATATGTAACTAGATCAATCGAAAGTACCAAATATAATTATACTCAAATATTTTACtaaatggataataataataattaataaataacaaCAACGATATACTGATACatttataataacttaaaatatctACAATTTAGTTTAGTTTCTAATTGCTATGAATATCTATATCTGCTTGAATGAACTGAACCAAATCTTTCAAAGCTTTAAATGAAGACCCTCCTTTGTAAAGAGCATTTTTCGCCTTTTCTTTCATAAAAAATGCTCTTTTTCTCATTTCTTTCCCTTCATCATCAACCAAAAGTCTTCTAATTGCATCCACAATCAAATTTCTTTCCAAATATTCCAGTTCCAATCCCACTCTCCATGTATAACTCAAGTTCCTTGAATTTACACATTGGTCCCCGTAAACCGGTCGACATATCATTGGCACCCCTTCCGAAATACTTTCCAAAGTAGAGTTCCAACCACAATGGCTCCAAAATCCTCCAACTGCAAAATGGGCCAAAACTTTTTTTTGTGGTGCCCATTTCAACACATGACCTCTTCCTCTTATTTCCTCCATAAACCCTTCTGGTAAAAACTCAATCCACTCCGACCCATTCACTGAACCGGGTCGAACCACCCATAAAAACGGTTGTTTACTATTGGCTAAGCCCCAAGCTGTCTCGGCTAGCTCAGTTTCATCCATAGTGGCTAAACTTCCCAAACTTACATAAATAACTGATCTTGGTGCTTGTTTATCTAGCCATGAAATGCAATTGATGTCCTCTTTTAAAAAACTTGTAGATGGACATTTAGTCATTTCGTTTAATGGGCCGATATCAAATATTGGAATTTGGTAGTGCTGTCTAAGCTTTGTTAGCATCGAATGTTCAAGAAAATCGACAGTGTTCCAAATAATGGCTGATGGGGTTCTGATACGTTCCGATAGAGCAAACATTTGTTTTAAAAGTTCAGTAGGTGTATTGTTAAATGGTAAATCTTTGTACCGTAGAGGATGCAGCTCTGGTACAAGCTTCTGCAGCATAGAATCTGTGATGTCAAGGTTAAATCGTTAACTATATTTAGTTGCATACAAAGGTAAGTGTAACACCGATTTCAAGTAACCATGGAAAATGATAAAGGAGAGGTCTGTTGACATTTATGATGATGCCTCATCAGAATCCAggatgaaaattttgaaaaaaatttcaaagtTGATTGCATTTGTAGAATACTCTATAGATTATTTACCTCTagaaaataataaatttaaaaaacaCATAAAGTCTTATAGTTAAATTTAATGGTGACCTATACAATTTAAAGAGTATATTGTAGAAAATATTTTTATAAGTGAATGGACCCCGCACCATATAGGATAGACTCGCCTCTGTGTCCGCATGCCCCATCTGTAATGATGCCCCGTTGTTGTAGTTGATTTGATAGTTAATGTACAATTATCGCTACAAAAAATTAATTCGTAAAGCGTTGAAATCGTTTATTAAGATCATTTGTTATGGTTACTGTAGAGTAGTTACCAAGAATAATTCTTCGAGTAAAATGACTGTAACGTACCCATGTGAGAAAAACGGTGGAGTGAGTGATATGATAAAATATAATTAGTAACTTAATAAAAAAGAgaaaaatattaaaatatattaaacgtGCCCGCAAAAATCTCAACACACAAAGCCCCATAGCGTTGTAGTTGTGCCACAGAAGGCGTAAACGCTCGTGGAAGAGCTTATAACAGATGATCTAACAAAACAAAAAATAACATAcactaaaaaatatatatttagtcTAAAATTATTTGATTATAAACATAAGGCAGTGACTAACCTTGTATAGGAAGTTTCCCTTCTGCATGAAGTATAGGAAGAGCAAGATAAGCAGGCATATAAGACGCACTGCAGCTGCGAAACACAATACTAGGAAGTTTCAAATTACTAGCAACTTCATCTGCAAAGTACATGGCATTATCATGTATGACTGTAATCATCTGATTCTTTTCTTCTTTAATTTTTTTAGCCAGGTGATCTTGTAGTTGCATTTTGCAATTATCATTGAGTTTTACTAAGAAGTTTTTGAAGTAGTTCGATGGATCGATGGCTGAAAAGTTATCGTAAAGTGGAAGAAACTCGAATTCGGGATGGTTTGAAGGATCAGGAGAGTTTAATTTAGTGTGAGCTATGGTTATTGAAAAGCCTTTTGAATGAAGAAGATTTCCTAGTTGAAGCATAGGAGTCATATGACCTTGAAATGGACTTGCTACAAGAACTAAAGATTTGCATATTTTACTCTCATCACCCATATTGCTTGATGATGATTATGCATACTGATTGATTAATCTTAACATttttgatgttatatatatagatttaggaGACATATATCATAAAACTTTAATGTTATCAAGTGCACATCACCTAATTTAAAAAGGGAGTTGCAAGAAAAAGTATGATGTCCTAATCAAGTAGATAGAGTAGAGTTAAGTCATTAAATATAaatggaaaaatgaaaatgaaaatatatgGCGGCATAATAGCTGCTACTTGCTATTAtcgaataaaaatataataataataataatattataatgacATATTAATCGGTGATTCCAATTTTTTCTACGTACATGGTAGTTATGGATTAGTTTCTTTGCAAGTTGAGGATGTTTGGTATAACCATTTTCTAATAATAATCATCAAGTGACATATGGTTAGAAAACGAGTATGAAACAGACAATCTAGACTGGTTTCCGAATCGTGAAACACTTTTTTAATTAAGTATGTGGATCTCGCAAGGGGCAGTGTCCCTTGACCCCGCAAGGTTGTGCGGGCCCCCTTGACCCCCACAATAAATGTGAAAATTTCAAATGATGCTTTTTCGAAAGGAAAAAAAAAGGGAGAGGTTGTTGATAAGAAATCTAATTAACTACAAGGGTGGCCGTGGTTGCTACTTGAGAATTTAACATCCAAATTCCATCTCATGATTCATGAATTACACTTTGgagtatttaaaaaaataaaatctaGATGCAAAAAACAACATGCCAAAGGAGCCTCAAGCCCTCAAGTCCATAACCCGAAATGACTTGCTAATGGCccagcccaattttaataagcctTATAATCTCATACTGCGAGTTGAAAATAGTTAAATGTGATAAAAAGAAATTAAAAGATAAGATTGGGTTGAACATCAAGACAATACAACATTATGGCATATTTAGATAATGGTGTTTGCAATGGCGTGGTTTTCATGTTGGGCAATCTTTTTTTAATTGTTCTACTCAATGAATATTTTTTAGGGATTATAGTCAAAATGTCCATTCCCAAACAAAGTCTTGCGCTGGAgcccaaacaaaaaaaaaattgccaggttgccctcgcaagacgcaagaGACTTGCGTCttgccctcgcaagacgcaagcttgcgtccttgcgccttgcgagCTTGCGACTTTATCTGATCAGATGTTGGATTTTCAGATAAGATTTAGTAAGATTTCCTAGATTTTTTCGGATAAGATTTTTACCCTATTTATAGTATGACCCTGGAACTTTGATTTCACAGTCTCATAACAATTCCAACCTTGTGCAATTCATTGATTAAAGGCA is from Rutidosis leptorrhynchoides isolate AG116_Rl617_1_P2 chromosome 10, CSIRO_AGI_Rlap_v1, whole genome shotgun sequence and encodes:
- the LOC139872259 gene encoding UDP-glycosyltransferase 76H1-like, whose amino-acid sequence is MGDESKICKSLVLVASPFQGHMTPMLQLGNLLHSKGFSITIAHTKLNSPDPSNHPEFEFLPLYDNFSAIDPSNYFKNFLVKLNDNCKMQLQDHLAKKIKEEKNQMITVIHDNAMYFADEVASNLKLPSIVFRSCSASYMPAYLALPILHAEGKLPIQDSMLQKLVPELHPLRYKDLPFNNTPTELLKQMFALSERIRTPSAIIWNTVDFLEHSMLTKLRQHYQIPIFDIGPLNEMTKCPSTSFLKEDINCISWLDKQAPRSVIYVSLGSLATMDETELAETAWGLANSKQPFLWVVRPGSVNGSEWIEFLPEGFMEEIRGRGHVLKWAPQKKVLAHFAVGGFWSHCGWNSTLESISEGVPMICRPVYGDQCVNSRNLSYTWRVGLELEYLERNLIVDAIRRLLVDDEGKEMRKRAFFMKEKAKNALYKGGSSFKALKDLVQFIQADIDIHSN